One Paenibacillus sp. SYP-B4298 genomic window, AAATGTCCGAAGAATCTGTACTTCGTCTGTCTGACGCTGTTCAGTGAGACGGTGGGCGGACTCGTCGCCTACAAGCCGAAAAATCTGGACAATACGCTGGGCGAGGTGCTGGTACAGCAGGGCAAGAAGCAACTGCGGATCGCCGAGACCGAGAAATACCCGCATGTTACGTTCTTCTTCAGCGGCGGACGGGATGTCGAGCTGCCAGGTGAGACACGCATTCTGATCAATTCGCCTAAGGTAGCGACCTATGACCTGCAGCCGGAGATGAGCGCTTACGAGGTGGCTGAGGCTGCGGTGAAGGAGATTGAAGCTGACAAGCACGATGCGATCATTCTGAACTTCGCTAACCCCGACATGGTTGGGCACTCCGGCATGCTGGAGCCGACGATCAAGGCGGTTGAGGTGACGGATGAATGCATGGGCAAGGTAGTTGAAGCCGTGCTCGCCAAGGGCGGCGTCGTCATCATCACGGCTGACCATGGCAACGCGGATCTGGTGCTCGATGATAATGAGCGTCCGTTCACGGCGCATACGACGAATCCGGTGCCGCTGATCGTCACCTCGAAGGATGTTCAACTGCGCGAGGGCGGCATTCTGGCTGATATTGCACCGACGATTCTCGACTTGATGCAATTGCCGCAGCCAGCAGAGATGACTGGAGCTTCCCTGATCTCGAAGTAAGTACCCCAAACCAAATTACATTGAAGGAGTGTTTTTTCTCATGTCTATCATTACTGATGTGTATGCACGCGAAGTGCTCGATTCCCGTGGTAACCCAACGGTAGAGGTTGAAGTTCATCTGGAGTCCGGCGGCAAAGGCCGTGCAATCGTTCCATCTGGCGCATCCACTGGCGCTTATGAAGCAGTTGAGCTGCGCGACGGCGACAAGGGCCGTTACCTGGGTAAAGGCGTGCTGCAAGCGGTAGAGAACGTCAACACGCTGATCGCTCCTGAGATCATCGGACTGGACGCACTGGATCAAGTGGCAATCGACCGCAGAATGATCGAAGTGGACGGCACGCCGAACAAAGGCAAGCTGGGCGCAAACGCGATTCTGGCTGTATCGATGGCGGTTGCCCGCGCTGCTGCGGATGCGCTGGACGTTCCATTGTACACGTACCTGGGCGGATTCAACTCCAAAACACTGCCAGTGCCGATGATGAACATCGTTAACGGCGGCGAGCATGCAGACAACAACATCGACGTGCAGGAGTTCATGGTTCTGCCAGTAGGCGCAGAGAGCTTCAAGGAAGCACTGCGCATCGGCGCTGAAATCTTCCACAACCTGAAGGCTGTACTGAAGGACAAAGGCCTGAACACGGCTGTAGGCGACGAGGGCGGATTCGCTCCGAACCTTGGCTCTAACGAAGAAGCGATCACAACGATCATCTCTGCAATCGAAAGAGCGGGCTACAAGCCAGGCGTTGACGTGTTCCTGGGCATGGACGTTGCGTCCACTGAGTTCTTCAAGGACGGCAAGTACCATCTGGAAGGCGAAGGCCGCTCCTTCACATCCGCTGAGTTCGTCGATTACCTGGCTTCCCTGGTGGACAAATATCCAATCATCTCGATCGAAGACGGTTGTTCCGAAGACGATTGGGAAGGCTGGAAGCTGCTGACGGATAAGCTGGGCAGCAAGGTTCAACTGGTGGGCGACGACCTGTTCGTGACCAATACCGAGCGTCTGTCCTCCGGCATCGAGCAAGGCGTAGGCAACTCGATCCTGGTTAAAGTGAACCAAATCGGAACCCTGACTGAAACCTTCGACGCGATCGAAATGGCGAAGCGCGCAGGCTACACAGCAGTAATCTCCCACCGTTCCGGTGAGAGCGAAGACAGCACAATCGCTGACATCGCAGTAGCAACCAACGCGGGTCAGATCAAGACAGGCGCACCTTCCCGTACAGACCGTGTTGCGAAGTACAACCAATTGCTGCGCATCGAAGATCAACTGGGCTCCACAGCGATCTATGGCGGCAAGCAAGCATTCTACAACCTGAAAAACTTCAAGTAAGCCACAAGGCTTAACTGAGAACCTCCACCAAGCATCCCTGCGCCGCCTCGTGCGGTGTGGGGATGTTTTTATTAGCGACAGCGTCTACGCCTGGTTCATACGTTTATAGGGGGCATGCCCGCTGTCGAAGGATAGGTCTGTCTTTGGGAGACAAGATGCAAGGGTGATGCATGTCCTCTCTTCTGTTGCTTCATACTAGGGCGTGTATGCAAACCCGCATAAGGGCATCTATCCCCGCCTTTTCGCCCCCTGCTGCGTTGCTTTTCCTTGACGTACCCCGGTACGCCTGCGAAAAAGCGCCTGGCATGGAACGAAAATTCGGCAACATCTGCTCCTTGCGGAGTTTGCATACACACCCTACAGAACAGATGATTTAACTATGGGCAACGAACGGAGGCGTGGAGCATGCCAAAGGTAGCGCTGCAGTTGTCGACGCTGCAGGACGTCGCGAGGATGGATCTGCTCGGAGCGATTGAACTAGCGGCGAAGATAGGGTATCCGGCAATCGAGTTCTCCGGATATTACGGGGTGAAGCCCTCTGCAGTGAGAAGGCGGCTGGAGGAGCTGCAATTAGAGGCGGTCGGCAACCATGTCCCCATCGATTGGGGCAACCTGAAGTCGCTGGGCAAGGACATGGAGCGAGAAATACAGTATGCGCTGGAGATTGGTATACCGCGGATCATAGCGCCATGGGCCCCCTTGCAGGAAAAGCCTACAATGGATGATGTACGGCATCTGGTTCGGGTGCTGGAGCGGGCTGCACTACAGGTGAGGGCCGCGGGGCTTCAATTTGGTTACCATAATCATGTGAGTGAGCTTGTGCATGTCAATGGGAAGTTGATCCTGGATCATGTACTGGAGCGTATCCCGGCGGAGCTGATGTTCCTGGAGCTGGATGTGGGGTGGGTCTATATGGCGGGACTGCAAGCGGCTGACCTGATTAACCGCTATGCAAGCCGTCTGGAGCTGATGCATATCCGGGACTTCGGCACTCAGCGCACCGATACAGTGATTGGAGAGGGTGTAATAAACTTTGATCCGCTGCTGAGGGCGGCGGCGGAGGCGGATGTGCAATATTATGTTGTGTGTCAGGAGCAATTCGAGTTGACTTCGGTCGATAGCGCAAGGCTTAGCTTGCAGTTTTTTCAAGATCGGAACCTGGTCTGACGAGGAGGCCACAGAGAAAAAAGAGAATTTTGGAATTGCAAGCAGGCCGTTAGATATGATAAACTAGCGATATATGTTTTGATATGGCTAGGGTCAGCTTTAATTCATGAGCTCCTATAGCGGGAGGTGGAACTGTGGTTGCATTGAAGATTTTGCTGGTAATTTTTTCACTGGGCTTGATTGCAGCGGTTCTCTTGCAAAAAGGGAAGAGCGCAGGCTTGTCCGGGGCAATCTCAGGCGGAGCGGAGCATCTGTTTGGTAAACAGAAGGCTCGTGGTCTGGATCTGTTCTTACAGCGTTTGACTGTCGTGTTGGCGGTAGGCTTCTTCCTATTGTCTTTGACAGTGGCTTATTTGGTGAAGGGTTGACACAGAGAATACAT contains:
- the secG gene encoding preprotein translocase subunit SecG; the encoded protein is MVALKILLVIFSLGLIAAVLLQKGKSAGLSGAISGGAEHLFGKQKARGLDLFLQRLTVVLAVGFFLLSLTVAYLVKG
- the eno gene encoding phosphopyruvate hydratase; its protein translation is MSIITDVYAREVLDSRGNPTVEVEVHLESGGKGRAIVPSGASTGAYEAVELRDGDKGRYLGKGVLQAVENVNTLIAPEIIGLDALDQVAIDRRMIEVDGTPNKGKLGANAILAVSMAVARAAADALDVPLYTYLGGFNSKTLPVPMMNIVNGGEHADNNIDVQEFMVLPVGAESFKEALRIGAEIFHNLKAVLKDKGLNTAVGDEGGFAPNLGSNEEAITTIISAIERAGYKPGVDVFLGMDVASTEFFKDGKYHLEGEGRSFTSAEFVDYLASLVDKYPIISIEDGCSEDDWEGWKLLTDKLGSKVQLVGDDLFVTNTERLSSGIEQGVGNSILVKVNQIGTLTETFDAIEMAKRAGYTAVISHRSGESEDSTIADIAVATNAGQIKTGAPSRTDRVAKYNQLLRIEDQLGSTAIYGGKQAFYNLKNFK
- a CDS encoding sugar phosphate isomerase/epimerase family protein, which codes for MPKVALQLSTLQDVARMDLLGAIELAAKIGYPAIEFSGYYGVKPSAVRRRLEELQLEAVGNHVPIDWGNLKSLGKDMEREIQYALEIGIPRIIAPWAPLQEKPTMDDVRHLVRVLERAALQVRAAGLQFGYHNHVSELVHVNGKLILDHVLERIPAELMFLELDVGWVYMAGLQAADLINRYASRLELMHIRDFGTQRTDTVIGEGVINFDPLLRAAAEADVQYYVVCQEQFELTSVDSARLSLQFFQDRNLV